Proteins encoded in a region of the Stieleria neptunia genome:
- a CDS encoding efflux RND transporter periplasmic adaptor subunit, which yields MDNSSMILRRGNPIRLSLAAAPLLLAGCLPAPPVAKKSDADRVVAVRTVAVTESEVQPTTLQPATVHAFYRSEIRPKASGFVSQLNVDIGDVVQAGQTLLQIDVPEMSKQREVIQARIARLKAEEKRAAAGVNLADAQVRSSQAGLVEAESEMNRADASLAAAESEFQRTSDLVERGSLQDRMLDEVRKKRDSERATKQAVASAIDSAKADVAVTEAQKVAAQANLEAARAETMIAERELEELDVMIDYATVRAPIAGIVSERNVEPGDLVGKASDQASTRPLFVISQVDKLRVRIPVPETDAARVNPGDEVTLTFPSFSGEPPIKAPVTRRSGSLDPSTRTMIVEVELENTDGKLLPGMFGQASINLSTKVAANMLPSRAIRFSEDGKAYVYVVGQDETVTVAAIETGLDNGKAIQVRSGLLPGQRVIDAHLKRFTDGQKVTVLAN from the coding sequence ATGGACAATTCATCGATGATCCTCCGCCGCGGCAACCCCATTCGGCTCTCCTTGGCGGCAGCCCCCCTGCTGCTGGCCGGATGTCTACCGGCACCGCCCGTCGCTAAAAAATCGGACGCCGACCGCGTCGTGGCGGTGCGAACGGTCGCCGTCACCGAATCGGAGGTCCAGCCGACGACGTTGCAGCCCGCGACGGTGCATGCGTTCTACCGCTCGGAAATTCGCCCCAAGGCTTCGGGATTTGTCAGCCAACTCAACGTCGACATCGGCGACGTCGTCCAGGCCGGCCAGACGCTGCTTCAAATCGACGTTCCGGAAATGTCCAAACAGCGCGAAGTCATCCAGGCCCGCATCGCACGACTCAAAGCGGAAGAAAAACGCGCCGCCGCCGGCGTCAACCTCGCCGACGCCCAAGTCCGTTCGTCACAGGCCGGCCTGGTCGAGGCGGAGAGCGAGATGAATCGCGCGGACGCTTCCCTCGCCGCCGCCGAGTCGGAATTCCAACGCACCAGCGATCTGGTCGAGCGCGGATCCCTGCAGGACCGGATGCTGGACGAAGTGCGAAAGAAACGCGACAGCGAGCGGGCCACCAAACAGGCCGTGGCCTCGGCGATCGATTCGGCCAAGGCCGACGTCGCCGTGACCGAAGCACAAAAGGTTGCCGCCCAAGCCAACCTGGAAGCCGCCCGCGCCGAAACCATGATCGCCGAGCGCGAGCTGGAAGAACTAGACGTGATGATCGACTACGCAACCGTACGGGCACCGATCGCAGGCATCGTCTCGGAGCGCAACGTCGAACCGGGCGACCTGGTCGGCAAGGCCAGCGACCAAGCGTCCACTCGACCGCTGTTCGTGATCAGCCAAGTCGACAAGCTACGTGTCCGCATTCCCGTCCCCGAAACCGACGCCGCCCGCGTCAATCCGGGCGATGAAGTCACGTTGACGTTCCCGTCCTTCTCCGGCGAGCCCCCGATCAAGGCCCCCGTCACCCGGCGATCGGGAAGCCTGGATCCGAGCACACGCACCATGATCGTCGAAGTCGAATTGGAGAACACCGACGGAAAGTTGCTGCCCGGAATGTTCGGCCAAGCATCCATCAACCTGTCCACCAAAGTCGCAGCCAACATGCTGCCATCACGCGCGATCCGGTTCAGCGAAGACGGCAAGGCGTACGTCTATGTCGTCGGCCAAGACGAAACCGTCACCGTCGCGGCAATCGAAACCGGCCTGGACAACGGCAAAGCGATCCAAGTCCGCTCGGGGTTGTTGCCCGGCCAACGCGTCATCGACGCGCACCTGAAGCGTTTCACCGACGGCCAAAAGGTCACGGTCCTGGCCAATTGA
- a CDS encoding TolC family protein — translation MPKRLLTLGLIGCVGCATGPAMVGHIPEAPRVPPAVELPTEPTTTNIDVAGPPEDTLSLVDYIANEPFVAEPEDATESAGISAPVRQVAAVQGAADSDDVEWGEPAVDLNLPSALAMVGGQHPAVGLARWRVQEAYARLAQAEAMWLPSIQAGFGFHRHDGNYQASDGSIVDVNRNSFQYGLGTGATGAGTTPGPGLVAQFHLADAIFQPRVAEATAWASGHAANATQNAQMLSAALAYIDLVSAHQDVSILQASKTRTAELAKLTGDFAEAGQGLKADADRMQTELALMENRLIAAQEQTAVASARLAQAISLSGQPRINPMDVTVVPLELVSLEVDKASLIGTGLAMRPELKESQALVAAACQAYNREKYAPFVPSVLLGFSTGGFGGGLGNELDDVSGRYDIDAVMSWQVRNLGLGEKAARRQQSARVQQAKYERIRVMDQVAREISEGYARVQSRHRQIAATERAIEFALDSYDRNLKRIRDGEGLPLEVLQSLQALETASRAYLRAVVDHNRAQFELQWAQGWPVQGQ, via the coding sequence ATGCCAAAGCGACTTCTGACTCTAGGATTGATCGGCTGCGTGGGTTGTGCAACCGGTCCCGCGATGGTCGGGCACATCCCCGAGGCGCCGAGGGTCCCCCCCGCGGTCGAACTGCCGACGGAGCCGACGACGACCAACATCGATGTTGCCGGGCCGCCCGAAGACACGTTGTCACTGGTCGACTACATCGCCAACGAACCGTTCGTGGCCGAGCCGGAGGACGCGACCGAATCGGCAGGGATTTCGGCGCCCGTCCGTCAGGTCGCGGCCGTACAGGGAGCAGCAGATTCGGATGACGTTGAGTGGGGCGAACCCGCTGTCGATTTGAACTTGCCCTCGGCGCTGGCGATGGTCGGAGGCCAACATCCGGCGGTCGGACTGGCGCGGTGGCGGGTCCAAGAAGCCTACGCCCGACTGGCCCAAGCCGAAGCGATGTGGCTGCCGTCGATTCAAGCCGGTTTTGGTTTTCATCGTCACGACGGCAATTACCAAGCGAGCGATGGTTCTATCGTCGACGTCAACCGCAACTCCTTTCAATACGGCCTGGGAACGGGGGCGACCGGGGCGGGCACGACGCCCGGCCCGGGGCTGGTGGCGCAATTCCACCTGGCCGACGCGATCTTTCAGCCGCGGGTGGCCGAGGCGACCGCGTGGGCCAGCGGACACGCCGCCAACGCGACCCAGAACGCGCAGATGTTGTCCGCCGCGCTGGCCTACATCGATTTGGTCAGCGCCCACCAGGACGTCAGCATCTTGCAAGCCTCCAAGACGCGGACGGCGGAACTGGCCAAGCTGACCGGTGATTTCGCCGAAGCCGGCCAGGGGCTCAAGGCCGACGCCGATCGCATGCAAACCGAGTTGGCGTTGATGGAGAATCGTTTGATCGCCGCACAGGAACAAACCGCCGTCGCCTCCGCCCGGTTGGCTCAAGCGATCAGTCTGAGCGGCCAGCCGCGAATCAACCCGATGGACGTCACGGTGGTCCCGCTGGAGCTGGTGTCACTGGAAGTGGACAAAGCCTCGCTGATCGGGACGGGGCTCGCGATGCGACCCGAGTTGAAGGAGTCGCAGGCGCTCGTCGCGGCCGCCTGCCAGGCGTACAACCGCGAAAAGTACGCGCCGTTTGTGCCCAGCGTGCTGTTGGGATTCAGCACCGGCGGTTTCGGCGGTGGACTGGGCAATGAACTGGACGATGTCAGCGGGCGCTACGACATCGACGCCGTGATGTCATGGCAGGTCCGCAACCTGGGTCTGGGCGAAAAAGCGGCGCGGCGTCAGCAGTCGGCGCGCGTCCAGCAAGCCAAGTACGAGCGGATCCGCGTGATGGACCAGGTCGCCCGAGAGATCAGCGAAGGCTACGCCCGGGTGCAGTCGCGTCATCGCCAAATCGCCGCGACCGAGCGGGCGATTGAGTTCGCTCTCGATTCCTACGATCGCAATCTGAAACGGATTCGCGACGGCGAAGGATTGCCGCTGGAAGTGCTGCAGTCGCTGCAGGCGTTGGAAACCGCCAGCCGCGCCTACCTGCGTGCGGTCGTCGACCACAACCGGGCTCAGTTCGAATTGCAATGGGCGCAGGGCTGGCCGGTGCAGGGGCAGTAG
- a CDS encoding aldose 1-epimerase family protein: MVKTKTARSIDDRLKSVVWDDQSPLSVAIETPKGKIQTRHGRFVGGRADGVEIVRIDTGAVVVNVLPTRGMAIWSIESDAGRFGWHSPVDGPVHPSLVPIHDPSGLGWLEGFDELVVRCGLESNGAPEHDESGKLAYPLHGRIANLPADGLQIEYDEVSGRLELIGDLRESRLFFTNLRLNSRIRVHAGSASVQIFDDVTNERSTPATVQLLYHINVGQPVLENGSQLILPIDELAPKDKLSAGEIETFNEYGEPQVGYAERVYFAKLRCDETNLTSVMLQNADASQALAVTYGTKTLPRFVLWKNTADPADGYVTGLEPATNFPNQRSFEASHDRVVEIQPEQTVCFRVTIDPLSDPESVAEMAERIKKLAGDQPPLIHPGPRPGWSPGA; this comes from the coding sequence ATGGTAAAAACGAAGACGGCTCGATCGATCGATGATCGGCTCAAGAGTGTGGTTTGGGACGATCAATCGCCGCTTTCGGTCGCCATTGAAACGCCCAAAGGAAAAATCCAAACCCGGCACGGGCGGTTCGTCGGCGGACGTGCCGACGGAGTCGAAATCGTTCGGATCGACACCGGCGCCGTCGTCGTGAACGTGCTCCCCACTCGCGGGATGGCGATCTGGAGCATCGAATCCGACGCGGGCCGCTTCGGCTGGCACTCCCCCGTCGATGGCCCCGTCCACCCGTCGCTGGTCCCGATCCACGACCCCAGCGGACTCGGCTGGCTGGAAGGGTTCGACGAGCTGGTCGTCCGCTGCGGTTTGGAAAGCAACGGAGCCCCCGAGCATGACGAGAGCGGGAAACTGGCCTACCCGCTGCACGGACGCATCGCCAATCTGCCCGCCGACGGGTTGCAGATCGAATACGACGAGGTCTCCGGACGCTTGGAATTGATCGGCGACCTTCGCGAGAGCCGGCTGTTTTTCACCAATCTTCGCCTCAACAGCCGCATCCGCGTCCACGCCGGAAGTGCATCGGTCCAAATCTTTGACGACGTCACCAACGAACGTTCGACGCCGGCAACCGTGCAACTGTTGTATCACATCAACGTCGGCCAACCCGTCCTGGAAAACGGCTCCCAATTGATCCTGCCGATCGATGAACTGGCCCCCAAAGACAAACTGTCGGCCGGCGAAATCGAAACCTTCAACGAGTACGGTGAGCCCCAAGTCGGTTACGCCGAACGAGTCTACTTCGCCAAACTCCGCTGCGACGAAACCAATTTGACCTCGGTGATGCTGCAAAACGCCGATGCCTCCCAAGCCCTGGCGGTCACCTACGGCACCAAGACCTTGCCGCGGTTTGTCCTCTGGAAAAACACCGCCGATCCCGCCGACGGCTACGTCACCGGACTGGAACCGGCAACCAACTTCCCCAACCAACGGTCCTTCGAAGCCTCACATGATCGGGTCGTCGAAATTCAACCCGAACAAACCGTCTGCTTCCGAGTCACCATCGATCCCTTGTCGGATCCCGAATCGGTCGCCGAGATGGCCGAGCGGATCAAGAAACTTGCCGGTGACCAACCGCCGCTGATCCACCCCGGCCCCCGACCCGGTTGGTCCCCCGGGGCGTGA
- a CDS encoding sugar phosphate isomerase/epimerase family protein — translation MKLHNAMWPGLVGKGDGPDQEPPISLEHMLDLTAAAEVNGRKFDGIDYFLFLPHTDPEASDDDLRKIADLIQSKGFSVGSLVAPVWPGTIGDSAMGDKEQTDKFLSAVKMACRVAGIFNEHGVRQYGVIRIDSAEFGVEKWREDPQANTSKIANTFREAAKIAADHGERLAAEGEICWAGMHSWKDMLDLLEAVGMPESLGFQADLAHTYLYLMGYNAPEHALLHDGYSDEEFYAAYEKMTDKLRPWTIDFHVAQNDGEVHGAGDHDKTGKHCRADDPNGKLDIVKCAGYWLKDAEQRGIKHICWDGCMFPNETLEQSGTWNTILDTMIKVDESLK, via the coding sequence ATGAAACTGCACAACGCGATGTGGCCCGGACTGGTTGGCAAAGGCGATGGCCCCGACCAAGAACCGCCGATCAGCTTGGAACACATGCTTGACCTGACGGCCGCGGCCGAAGTGAACGGGCGAAAGTTTGACGGCATCGATTACTTTTTGTTCCTGCCGCACACCGATCCGGAAGCCAGCGACGATGACTTGCGGAAGATCGCCGATCTGATCCAGTCCAAGGGGTTCAGCGTCGGATCACTGGTCGCACCGGTCTGGCCGGGCACGATCGGTGATTCCGCCATGGGCGACAAGGAGCAGACCGACAAGTTCCTCTCGGCCGTCAAAATGGCCTGCCGTGTCGCCGGGATTTTTAACGAGCACGGCGTGCGACAGTACGGCGTGATCCGGATCGACAGCGCGGAATTCGGCGTCGAAAAGTGGCGAGAAGATCCGCAAGCCAACACCAGCAAGATCGCCAACACGTTCCGCGAGGCCGCTAAAATCGCCGCCGATCACGGCGAACGCTTGGCCGCCGAGGGCGAAATCTGTTGGGCCGGCATGCACAGCTGGAAAGACATGCTGGACCTGCTGGAAGCCGTCGGGATGCCCGAATCGCTCGGTTTTCAAGCCGACTTGGCCCACACCTATTTGTACCTGATGGGCTACAACGCCCCCGAGCACGCGCTACTGCACGATGGCTACAGCGACGAAGAGTTCTACGCCGCGTACGAGAAGATGACCGACAAGCTGCGGCCCTGGACGATCGATTTCCACGTCGCCCAAAACGACGGCGAAGTCCACGGTGCCGGCGACCACGACAAGACCGGCAAGCACTGCCGAGCCGATGACCCCAACGGCAAATTGGACATCGTCAAGTGCGCCGGATACTGGCTCAAAGACGCCGAGCAGCGTGGCATCAAACACATCTGCTGGGACGGCTGCATGTTCCCCAATGAAACGCTGGAACAGTCCGGGACGTGGAACACCATCCTGGACACGATGATCAAAGTCGACGAGTCGCTGAAGTAA
- a CDS encoding Gfo/Idh/MocA family protein, producing the protein MKPLNIGMVGYGFMGRTHSNGYCQANHFFDLEYKPVLKAVCARNKDKAQAFADQWGYESIETDWREMLKRDDIDAIDVCTPNNLHKEISIAAAEAGKMVLCEKPIAMNVAEGEEMCDAVEKAGVANMVWYNYRRVPAVSLAKQLIDEGRLGRIFHYRANFLQDWTINADVPQGGAATWRLDAEAAGSGVTGDLLAHCIDTALWLNGGITDVSAVAETFIKERTHAETGAKQAVKIDDACTFHCHFNNGSLGLFESTRYARGHKALYTLEINGEHASIRWDLHDLHRLEYFDHSDDSIVRGWRSVHVSDGDQPYMGNWWVPGLNIGYEHTFIHQVADFLKSLETGEPIEPSFRTALETQKVCDAVLASAHERAWKTI; encoded by the coding sequence ATGAAACCTCTTAACATCGGCATGGTCGGCTACGGATTCATGGGCCGCACCCACAGCAACGGGTACTGCCAAGCCAACCACTTCTTTGATCTCGAGTACAAGCCTGTCTTGAAAGCGGTCTGCGCCCGAAACAAGGACAAGGCGCAAGCCTTTGCCGACCAATGGGGTTATGAGTCGATCGAGACGGACTGGCGTGAGATGCTCAAACGTGACGATATCGATGCGATCGATGTCTGCACGCCGAATAATTTGCACAAAGAAATCTCGATCGCCGCGGCCGAAGCCGGCAAGATGGTGTTGTGTGAAAAACCGATCGCGATGAACGTCGCCGAAGGCGAAGAGATGTGCGATGCGGTTGAAAAGGCCGGTGTCGCCAACATGGTCTGGTACAACTATCGACGCGTCCCCGCGGTGTCGCTTGCCAAGCAATTGATCGATGAAGGTCGCTTGGGACGGATCTTTCACTACCGTGCGAACTTCCTGCAAGACTGGACGATCAACGCCGACGTTCCCCAAGGCGGTGCGGCCACGTGGCGACTGGATGCCGAGGCCGCCGGCAGCGGCGTGACCGGCGACTTGCTGGCCCACTGCATCGACACCGCCCTCTGGCTCAACGGCGGCATCACCGACGTTTCGGCCGTCGCCGAAACGTTCATCAAAGAACGAACGCACGCCGAGACGGGCGCCAAGCAAGCCGTCAAGATCGACGACGCGTGCACGTTCCACTGCCACTTCAACAACGGATCGTTGGGGCTGTTCGAATCGACCCGTTACGCACGCGGCCACAAGGCGCTGTACACCTTGGAAATCAACGGCGAACACGCGTCGATCCGCTGGGACCTGCACGATCTGCATCGCTTGGAGTATTTTGATCACAGCGACGACTCGATCGTCCGCGGTTGGAGAAGCGTTCACGTCAGCGACGGCGATCAACCCTACATGGGCAACTGGTGGGTGCCGGGATTGAACATCGGCTACGAACACACCTTCATTCACCAAGTCGCCGACTTCCTCAAGTCGCTCGAAACCGGTGAGCCGATCGAGCCGAGCTTCCGCACGGCACTGGAGACCCAAAAGGTTTGCGATGCGGTCCTGGCCAGCGCCCACGAGCGGGCCTGGAAAACGATTTAG